Within the Methanomassiliicoccales archaeon genome, the region AGGGTGGCGTCGCGGTTCCGCGACCCCAAGGACCGCAGCAGGGCCTTCTTGGCCAGGAGGCAGGCGGTGTCCGCCGTTCCGCCTATCCCCACGCCCACCACGGTGGGGGGGCAGGGGCGGGAGCCGGCCTTCACCACGCAATCGATGACGAAGCGTTCGATCCCCTCGGTACCCTCGGCGGGGTTCAGCATGCGCAGGGCGCTCCAGTTCTCCGAACCGGCCCCTTTGGGCAGTACTGCGATATCCAAAACGTCGGTCTCCGCTGGTTCGAAGTGCACCGGCGGTATCCCCGCTCCGAGGTTGTCCCCGCTGTTGTGCCTGGAGAGGGGGTCCACGGCGTTCGGTCTCAACGGTATCTCCACGGTGGCCCGAGCCACCCCGCGGCGGATGGCCTCCTCCACGCGGCGGTCGCACCGTCCGCGCACGAAGAACACCGGCACCCCGGTGTCCTGGCATATCGGCACGCCCTTCTCCGCGGCCATCCTCACGTTGGTCAGTATGGTCTGCAGTTGCGAGAGGGCGATCTGCCGATCTTCGTTAGCTAACGCTCCTTCCAGCGCCCTGATCACGTCGGGTGGCAGCTGGCACTCGGCCTGGCGCAGCAACCTGACCACCGTCTCCTCGATGACCGCCGATGAAAGCATCTGTCATCTGGATGAGCAAACGGGGAGTTAATCCTTGGCCTGCTTTCGAACAGATTAGCGGGGTCGGCATTATATAGCGATGTGCGAATCACACGCGGGATCATCATGGACGGACCTATAGAGATCAAAGGTTTGACCAAAGTCTACGCTGGTGGGTTCAAGGCGGTGGACAATCTGGACCTGACCGTCCCCAAGCGAGCCTTCATGGGCTTCCTGGGGCCTAACGGCGCCGGCAAGACCACCACCATCAAGATCCTCACCAACATGCTCAGCGTGACCTCCGGCGAGGCCTACATCAACGGGATCAACGTGCTGCAGGACCCCAAGACCGCCCTGGCCGACGTGGGGGCGGTGGTGGAGACCCCTGAGTTCTATCCTTATCTTACGCCGATGGAGACGCTGCAGTACCTAGGCTCGCTGCGGGGCATGACCGCCACCGAGATAACCAACCGCGGGCGCGACCTGCTGGACCTGGTGAAGCTGACCGAGTGGAAGGACCAACGCGTGGGCAAGTTCTCCAAGGGCATGAAGCAGCGCCTGGCCATCGCCCAGGCCTTGCTGCCCGAGCCGTCGGTCGTCATCCTGGACGAGCCGACCTCCGGTCTGGACCCCCGCGGCATGGTGGAGGTCCGGGACATCCTCAAGCAATTGCACAAGATGGAAGTCACCGTGCTGATGTCGTCGCACCTGCTGAACGAGGTGCAGGAGGTGTGCACCGACGTCACCCTGATCAACCGGGGCAAGATGCTGCGCTCCGGGAGCGTGGCCTCGCTGATAAACGAGGTAAAGACTCGCAAGATCGAGGTGCGGACCCTGCAGCCTCTCGGCCAGGAGATGTTCGAGAAGCTCAGGTCCATCCCCGGGGTGAACAATTTCAACATCACCGGGGACCTCTCCTTCGTCATCGACTTCGAGGGGCAGGAGGACGCGCAGGCGGTGCTGCTCGTGGAGCTGCAGAACCTGGGGCTGATGGTCGCCTCCTTCAAGGAGTCCGGCCTGGCCTTGGAATCGTTGTACATGTCACTTATCATGGATTCGAGGTGAGAAGATGGAAAGCGCTAACGTTACCAACAACCGCCAGAGGCTGCCTTCCGACCTGATGCAGATGTTCACCGTCGCTCGATACGACATACTGAAGCATCTGCGCTCCAAGCGCCTGTTGGGCCTGCTCATACTAGAGGCCGTCCTCATAGGCCTTATGTTCGGCCTGCCTATCGCGCTGGGCGAGGACACCTCGGACGACCCTGCCACTTATATTTCTAGCTACATCATGTGGGTAGAGACCCTGG harbors:
- a CDS encoding fumarate hydratase, encoding MLSSAVIEETVVRLLRQAECQLPPDVIRALEGALANEDRQIALSQLQTILTNVRMAAEKGVPICQDTGVPVFFVRGRCDRRVEEAIRRGVARATVEIPLRPNAVDPLSRHNSGDNLGAGIPPVHFEPAETDVLDIAVLPKGAGSENWSALRMLNPAEGTEGIERFVIDCVVKAGSRPCPPTVVGVGIGGTADTACLLAKKALLRSLGSRNRDATLASMEEDLHQKLNSLGLGPMGLGGKTTVLGVLMEKAECHTASLPVAVSLNCWAARKAFARIHRDGRVNFSEEGSW
- a CDS encoding ABC transporter ATP-binding protein, which codes for MDGPIEIKGLTKVYAGGFKAVDNLDLTVPKRAFMGFLGPNGAGKTTTIKILTNMLSVTSGEAYINGINVLQDPKTALADVGAVVETPEFYPYLTPMETLQYLGSLRGMTATEITNRGRDLLDLVKLTEWKDQRVGKFSKGMKQRLAIAQALLPEPSVVILDEPTSGLDPRGMVEVRDILKQLHKMEVTVLMSSHLLNEVQEVCTDVTLINRGKMLRSGSVASLINEVKTRKIEVRTLQPLGQEMFEKLRSIPGVNNFNITGDLSFVIDFEGQEDAQAVLLVELQNLGLMVASFKESGLALESLYMSLIMDSR